A single region of the Hirundo rustica isolate bHirRus1 chromosome 17, bHirRus1.pri.v3, whole genome shotgun sequence genome encodes:
- the ATP6V0A2 gene encoding V-type proton ATPase 116 kDa subunit a 2, whose product MGALFRGEPVCLAQLFLQSGSAYECLSEVGERGLAEFRDLNPNVSVFQRKYVNEVKKCEEMERILGYLVQEIKKADIPLPEGDVAPPAPLLKHILEIQEQLQKLETELREVTKNKEKLRKNLLELTEYKYMLQITQNFVRRTPEYESHLHGNFEDFPSVENEPLVDYNRTHRLSASLGFISGLVHIAKIEAFEKMLWRVCKGYPFLTYAELDKALEDPDTGETTKWAVFLVSYWGEQIGQKVKKICDCYRCHVYPYPDTTEERQAVVEGLNVRIQDLETVLNKTEEYLRQVLYKASESIYTWVIQVKKMKAIYHVLNLCSFDVTNKCLIAEVWCPVADLQNLRHALEEGSRKSGATISSFMNTIPTTQPPPTLIRTNKFTSGFQNIVDAYGVGSYGEVNPALYTIITFPFLFAVMFGDFGHGLLMFIFALLTILYENHPRLKRAQDEIMKMLFEGRYVILLMGLFSIYTGLIYNDCFSKSVNIFGSGWNVSAMFEQKAWSLEDLKSNRYLALDPNVSGVYNGVYPFGIDPIWNLASNRLTFLNSFKMKMSVIFGVTHMTFGVVLGLFNHLHFNKTHNIYLVFIPELLFMLCIFGYLVFMIFFKWLAYSAEDSTAAPSILIQFINMFLFPSSETKSFFSGQVPLQKFLLSVAFLCVPVMLLGKPLYLYWLHSGGRGIRMYRSGYKLIRKESEEELCLLSCHDLEEGSSHPDSGHREGDAEEMNFADVFMNQAIHTIEYCLGCISNTASYLRLWALSLAHAQLSEVLWQMVMRVGLRVDTKYGVLLLIPVLAFFAVLTVFILLIMEGLSAFLHAIRLHWVEFQNKFYSGGGYKFTPFSFKHISLHFNKDGAL is encoded by the exons atgGGCGCGCTGTTCCGCGGAGAGCCCGTGTGCCTGGCgcagctcttcctgcagagcGGCTCGGCCTACGAGTGCCTCAGCGAGGTGGGCGAGCGCGGCCTGGCCGAGTTCCGAGAC cttaaCCCAAATGTAAGtgtgtttcagagaaaatatgTGAATGAAGTGAAGAAATgtgaagaaatggaaagaataCTTG GGTATTTAgtacaagaaattaaaaaagcagaTATTCCACTTCCTGAAGGAGATgttgctcctcctgctcccttgCTGAAACACATTTTAGAAATCCAG GAACAGCTGCAGAAGCTGGAGACAGAATTGAGGGAAGTaactaaaaacaaagaaaagttgAGGAAAAACCTGCTTGAACTGACAGAATACAAGTACATGTTACAGATCACACAGAATTTTGTCAGGAGAACACCTGAG TATGAATCTCATTTACATGGAAATTTTGAAGACTTTCCTTCTGTGGAAAACGAGCCACTGGTGGATTACAACCGCACGCACAGGCTGAGCGCCTCGCTGGG aTTCATATCTGGGCTAGTTCACATAGCAAAGATtgaagcatttgaaaaaatGCTGTGGAGAGTCTGTAAAGGCTATCCCTTTCTTACCTATGCAGAGTTGGATAAGGCTCTGGAGGATCCAGATACA GGTGAAACCACAAAGTGGGCTGTTTTTTTAGTGTCCTATTGGGGTGAACAAATCGGTCAAAAAGTTAAGAAGATTTGTGACTG ctaTCGCTGCCACGTGTACCCCTACCCCGACACCACCGAGGAGCGCCAGGCCGTGGTCGAAGGGCTCAATGTTCGTATTCAGGATCTTGAAACT GTGCTGAATAAAACCGAGGAGTACTTGCGCCAGGTCTTGTATAAAGCATCGGAATCCATCTATACTTGGGTTATCCAAGTGAAGAAGATGAAAGCCATCTACCACGTCCTTAACCTGTGCAGTTTTGATGTcacaaataaatgtttaattgCTGAGGTTTGGTGTCCAGTGGCTGATCTCCAGAATTTGCGCCATGCGTTGGAGGAAGGCTCA AGGAAGAGTGGAGCTACGATTTCCTCATTCATGAATACCATCCCAACAACACAGCCTCCTCCGACTTTGATACGCACCAATAAATTCACCTCAGGGTTCCAAAACATCGTTGATGCTTATGGAGTTGGAAGCTACGGGGAAGTTAATCCAG CTCTCTATACCATCATCACTTTCCCCTTCTTGTTCGCGGTTATGTTTGGAGACTTCGGGCACGGGCTGCTCATGTTCATATTTGCACTCCTGACAATACTGTATGAGAACCACCCTAGGTTAAAAAGAGCTCAAGATGAG ataatgaaaatgttatttgaaGGCCGATACGTGATACTGTTAATGGGGCTGTTTTCTATATACACTGGATTGATCTACAATGACTGTTTTTCAAAGTCAGTAAATATATTTGGGTCTGGATGGAATGTTTCAGCAATGTTTGAACAGAAGGCTTGGAG CCTCGAGGATCTGAAATCTAATCGATATTTAGCACTGGATCCAAATGTTTCTGGTGTCTACAATGGAGTTTATCCCTTTGGAATTGATCCG ATATGGAATTTGGCAAGCAACCGTCTCACTTTCTTAAAttcattcaaaatgaaaatgtctgtGATCTTTGGAGTGACTCACATGACATTTGGAGTTGTACTGGGGCTGTTTAACCACTT GCATTTCAACAAGACCCATaatatttatttggtttttattcCTGAACTTTTATTCATGTTGTGCATATTTGGCTACCTGGTGTTCATGATCTTCTTTAAATGGTTGGCATACTCTGCGGAGGACTCCACAGCTGCCCCCAGCATTCTGATACAATTTATCAACATGTTCCTGTTTCCCAGCAGTGAAACAAAGAGCTTCTTCAGTGGCCAG GTTCCTCTGCAGAAGTTTTTACTTagtgttgcttttctttgtgttcctgTAATGCTGCTTGGCAAACCACTTTATTTATACTGGCTGCACAGCGGAGGCCGGGGCATCAGAATGTACAGG AGCGGCTACAAGCTTATCCGAAAAGAGAGCGAGGAAGAGCTTTGTCTCCTGTCATGCCATGATCTCGAGGAAGGCAGCAGTCATCCAGACAGCGGGCACAGAGAGGGGGATGCAGAGGAG atGAACTTTGCAGATGTTTTTATGAATCAAGCAATTCATACCATTGAATACTGTCTGGGATGCATCTCTAACACAGCCTCATACCTGAGACTCTGGGCATTAAGTCTTGCTCATGCAC AGTTATCAGAAGTTCTGTGGCAGATGGTGATGAGAGTGGGTCTCCGTGTGGATACGAAGTACGGTGTCTTGCTGCTAATCCCTGTTCTGGCATTCTTTGCTGTGCTGACAGTTTTTATTCTGCTGATCATGGAGGggctttctgcttttctccatgCAATACGACTTCACTG GGTGGAATTTCAGAACAAATTCTACTCCGGCGGAGGATACAAGTTTACGCCTTTCTCTTTTAAGCacatttctttacattttaataaagaTGGTGCGTTATAA